In Oncorhynchus mykiss isolate Arlee chromosome 19, USDA_OmykA_1.1, whole genome shotgun sequence, the sequence TATTACTTTGCTCGTGCGTCATGCAAACGAATTGTAAAATATACAATACTGTAGTTTTGTTACTGTTCCTACTGTAATATGCTTGTTATTCTACATAAATGGTTGTACATTATTAGAGTAATGAAAGGAGCCAATTACCATATGAGTAACAATTAGCTATGTGGGTTGGCATCATGCCAGATGCACGGTACCTTAGCGCGTGCTTTGTATTTAtgcaacttcaaatgtataatgtacagctacagtgtttcggtgtgaattgaatactaaagtatattcttttctgtattttgcagtttcacaacataaacgttttcaatgtattcattcaagaaaagtcacgccttgggagttttattgaagacttagttgttagctatctgtctagttttgcatggGAGCGCAACTCAAGGGCAGAATAAATATGCTGCAAAGATATCAGATAGGCGCTTAATGGCCAATTTAGCTAGCAAACGATAGCTGGTTATCATTTTGAACATGCATAATTTTTGTCAACGAGCCATCTGATTTGTAGTGTAATGTTAGCTATTTATTGGTGTGCTGATTTGACCAACCGAAATCGCAGCCATAAATTAACCGTTGCTAGTCGATTAGATCATTGTCGtaatagagaaataatattttagtGTTTTAAATGTTATCTCACAGTTGCAGTCAACAGCACCAAGTGATATGAGCAATGGAGAGACATGGGAACCGGAGCAGAGTTATAGCCTCGCTCTAGCCAATCGTAGCAGTAGGATCAAATTACAACCCGCCCATTTCTTTACCGCTGAACTAGCCAATTGAGTAATATCGAATTTAATCTTGGCAGCGGACTTTAGAGATGTGTCCTGACAGTTGGGGAAAAAATGATTATCACGGATTAGCATCTGTGATCACAAATCACGACATTACGTTGGACCCGTTTACATTGAATATATGTTATTTTATATTCTCAAACTAACAGCAGTGCCTATATGATGTCCTTACATGCAGGAGTCAtgcttctatgcaaatgttgtttaTCTCTGGGCTAATATAAGTCCCAAATGGAAGTTAGTCATCTGTAGCACTATAGACTCTACtgatcagccaaaacaagctaGATAACTCAATTCATGCACACACTCTTATTGAATATGCCTATCTTCATTTACCCAGGTTATCAAGAGATgtgccttctttttttttttaacacacgaCCGTTATATTGGTGAAAACATAGTCAAATGTATTGTTTTGATAAAGAAATCGATGCATTAATGCACACATTGCTGTCTCTGGAAAATGTGGTCATCAACATTTTCAATTGTGATATTGAGTATCAGCCTAAAATATCAGCCACTGGCCTTCTTGACCCCCACAAATCTACATTGGCTCTAAAAAAAAATGGTATCTGCCGTTCCCTAAAAACAAACACTTTCTAAACAACTGTTTTACAAATGGCTGTTCAAATTGGAATGGTGCGCTTGTCTGTTCTAACCTGGGTGCATTCTGTTGTCCTGCAGATTGGCCGCTCCACAGAAAGCCCCATAGACTTTGTGGTGACGGACACGGTGTCTGGGAGTCAGGAAGGAGAAGAGACGCCCATCACCCAGAGCACCATCTCTCGCTTTGCCTGCCGTGTCGTCTGTGAGCGGGTCCTGCCCTACACCGCCCGCATCTACGCTGCTGGCTTTGACTCCTCCAAGAACATCTTCCTGGGGGTAAGACTGGGCTCAGAGGGCACTATCCCAGGGATAAAACGTCTGCAGGGTTGACTGGAATTCAGATACAAATGTTTCTagtgtaaaacaacacatttcactgcacctatccagtgtgacaaaaaatatatatatatatatatatattttttaatgttcTTGCTACAGTATCTATTTTATGACAATGAACACTAGCATGTTTTTTCATTCTCCTCTTGTTTTCCTGCTAAGATTCAAAGCCTGGTTTGCATATGCATGCCTAGCATTCCAAGCAGAGTAAACTAGATTAGCACACAATGTATACTAGCACCAGTGTTATGTATGTTCACtacaatgtgtttgtgtgtctgacttTCCTCCTGTTTTACCCTCAGGAAAAAGCCGCCAAGTGGAAGAACCCGGATGGTCACATGGACGGGCTGACGACCAATGGCGTGCTGGTGATGCACCCCAGGGGTGGTTTCACGGAGGAGTCCAAGCCGGGTGTATGGAGGGAGATCTCTGTGTGTGGGGATGTTTACACCCTTAGAGAGACCCGCTCTGCTCAGACCCGCGGCAAACTGGTCAGTAGCACTGATGATGCTCCACCATTACACTCACCAAATCTGTTCAGTCATTTAGGTCAAGGAATGAACCATTAACAAACATCAGGCCATTCAACATCATAACTGTTACACGGTTACATCTTTACAAATAAAATTCCATACCCAATTATACTGAAACCAAATTTATCACTATACAACTTTTATATAGGAAGCAGATGTTTTAGGTAGCATTCTCTTAACTTAGTTTCCCTATACTTAGTGCTCTCAGCCATGGGTTACTGGGATCCCTGGACTGTCCCGGGATCATTCTTCACATTTCCCAGGAAAATAAAATGACAGGACCTGGGAAATTATCCTACAATGTTGCACTAATGCAATTCCACAAAATAAACATGTGCAGCAACAGATTAGCAAAAAATACAATAGCACATTATCCAAACGGGTTGTCGCATGGAAGCTTTTACCCTAGCTCATAAACTTCACACAATGTCCCCATAAATTCAAAGCACATGCATAATTGACACTGTCGGACTGCACATGCGACCGTTAATAAACCCTACAGTAGGCTATAACCTATAACATAACTTGTGCCTCTTTGAGCTGATGATGTGATTCTTCAGATAGTCACACATTTTGTAGGCCTATGCACAATTCATTACATAGGTATTTCTATCACACATGAGGCATGAGGAAGAATTGTAATTCTGTCCCTGAGCCTAGTCTGTTTTGCTGTCCAGTTCCAATCCCACTGAAACCCAAAGTCCTGACTCCTGTGTCGTGTGAAAATTCGTAACTTTATTCTGTGATTCATAGGTTGCATTATCAAAGCATGTCTCTGGCCTATGCATGTCAAAATACCCCTATAGCATGTCCCCCACTACTCAGCGTTGTCTTGTACTTGCTGTCCATATGAGATCTTTGGTAGAGAATGTGTGAACAAACGTAgatatggattttttttaaaaaatatggTCTCTTAAGATAACTTACTATTTACACTAATCTCCCTGTTATTCATGAGCTGATCTGCTATCTGTATAATCAACTCGATTTTGACAAATATAGGAGATATTCTGTCATTCGTTGAAGGATGTTATCTAGCAAGTTTAGCAACTTGGGTCATTTGACTTTTGTTAGACTGCTTTTGTTAGCTATACTCCGGGTGTGCTCTGTGTGGAGATATAACCTACTGCTGAAATGCGCTGAATTAATTATGGAACATACCGCTCGGAGATATGAACTGCCTGTTTCGAAATTCACAACAATGTCATTGGCAATCAAAGAGTAACTATTGTTACTAAATATCAGTTTAATTTGCTCTGAAATCTTTACATATTGGTGCAGCCAAGCCGATAACATGGGGCAGCGCTCCTCTTATTTAGGGAGAACCCTGCATTGTGACCATATCTTGGTTTTAAATGCTTTCAATTATTTTTGCGGTATTTCACAGGACTCTCGGGATAAATATAAATTATTCCCATTATTGAAACTTGGTAGATTGTTGGGAAAATATTAAACCCTAGTGTtgagcccagtctctcccctcctaACTGAATATAGTGAATGTACAAAACAGTAGGAACACCTTTTGCCTTCAGAAAAGCCTAAATTTgccgggacatggactctacaagatgtcaaAAGCCACAAATGAATatattgtacaaaaaaaaaaatgtcaaaagcATTcaacaggaatgctggcccatgttgactccaatgcttcccacagttgtcaagtttgctggatgtcctttgggtggtggaccattcttgatacacatgggaaactgttgagagtgaaaaacccagcagcgttgcggtTCTTGTAAtatacactcaaaccggtgtgccaggcacctactaccataccactagtgttcctagtgttttgtacactgtttagagctgtgtgtgtgctgtgttgcCCCCTGCAGGTGGAGTGTGAGAGCAACGTGCTGCAGGACGGATCCTTGGTAGACCTGTGTGGAGCCACCCTGCTGTGGCGCACAGCTGACGGCCTCTTCCACACGCCTACCCAGAAGCACCTGGAGGCCCTGCGGCAGGAAATCAACGCAGCACGGCCCCAGTGCCCTGTGGGCCTCAACACCCTGGCCTTCCCCAGCATGCAGCGCAGCCGCGCCCTCTCCTCTCTGGAGGACAAGCAGCCCTGGGTCTACCTGGCCTGTGGCCATGTGCACGGCTACCACAACTGGGGCCATCGCTCGGAGCAGGAGCCCAACGCCCAGCGGGAGTGCCCCATGTGCCGGACCGTGGGCCCGTACGTGCCGCTGTGGCTGGGCTGCGAGCCCGCCTTCTACGTGGACGTGGGCGCCCCCACACATGCTTTTGTGCCGTGCGGACACGTGTGCTCGGAGAAGTCGGCAAAGTACTGGGCCGAGATCCCTCTGCCCCATGGCACCCACGCTTTCCACGCCGCCTGCCCATTCTGTGCCACCCAGCTCAGCCTCACTCAGGGCTATGCCAAGCTCATCTTCCAGGGCCCCATCGACTAAGCTGGGGGACCTTGGGCTGGGGGAAGGGATGAAGCAGGAGGGCCAACATGCTGTGAAACTGTTCAGACTATTTAGTGCTCTTAAGTTTTTTCTTCACCGGACTGTAAAGATCCCAAAGCTGATGGTGTACTACAAGTGTGTTCCAAATTTCAGTGGCGATTGGCCTGAAGGCAGTGGTCCATCACAGTGTTTGGTTTGGGCTTCTGGTCCTCTGGATGGCCACCGTGGCATGGTGTACACAGAGACGTGGAGCACAGTGGACCTAAGGCACAACTACAGAAATCCAACATACTCTTCAGCTGCCAGCCATCAGCTTTCAACTGAGCTAACTCTCTGGACTGTGCAAGCTAAAATGACTGCTCAGTTCAAGTAAAAGGGCTACAGAACGGGTCGCTGGAGTACATTTTGTCCCCATGTTATTGATCATAAACTCCAAACGGATTACAAAGAGCAGATTGGGTGGGGGTTCACGGTCTGATTCTGAGGTGCATGATTTTCACAGAGCCAAGAcagctggactgttgtctgggagGACGAGCGAGCCAGCGAGGTTCATAAATGACTAGTAAAGTGCtccccattggctcctcagccctGATCCGATCTGCAAAGCTATCCAGAACATGTAGCCTTTCCAGAGGTGAGCTGAACTCTGCTCATGAATTCAGGGAACAGATCTTTAAAGAAAACGtgtttttctctcctcttgtACAGAGATGTATTCCAGTGCCTGGGGCTCCCAGTAAAACCCTGGGAATATTTTTACTAGATAAAACAAAATTCTAATCATTGTTAAGGGAGGGAGATAATTGTGCATACTATAAAGAAATGTAACCCACATTGATTATTTTCCACCTTTTTATTCTTAAGAAGTATTTTACTACGCTGAGGCCCTTGTACAGTTTTCTAATGAAAATGTTAATATATTTTTCTCTATTGTAACGATTGGGTGCATGTGGGCTGGATCACGTGGGTGTGTTTGAATGTGCCAACACTGGCTCATACTGAGACATAAGTCCCTTCTTTTTTATGACGTTACCAACAACAGGCAACAACAGGCCGCTGGCTTCAACCTTGTGGGCCGTGACAATGAATGTTTTCGAATACATATTGTCCTCACCATTGGTGCTTTAGCCTTAATTATGCCATTGTTTTACTGAATGGCCAGGTTTTTTTTAACTGTACTGTAAAACCTGGGTGTCTCATATCAGTAAGGCCTTCATCTCCAGTGCAAGCTATTAGCTTTTTGAAGTGTAACTCACTCAGTCACACATCCACTCTCACCTGCGAGCTGTCTTTGGACTTGTCCCACACTCCAATACTGTTTTCAATGTGCACTTTTGAATTTGTAGCTTTATCTAATGCTGGGTTTTATCCAATAATTTGTACACTTCCAAACCTGGGCACAGTCACTGCATTATGGATCAAACCAATTACCAAATATAAAAAGAGTTTTCTCTGTGATGCTTCCTGCAGCCCAAAGTGtcattgttaacaaactaaaaaCCAAACTGCTATTGTAGAATAAAAAGACTGTTCTGGATGACAGCAAAGCTGTTTGAGTATACTCAATCTCACAAGGATATTATCATGTGCAATGCCCAATTTAGCAAATAAAATTGTGGAGATGGATCAAGTTGGTCA encodes:
- the LOC110497886 gene encoding E3 ubiquitin-protein ligase pellino homolog 2; protein product: MFSQSQEEHCGPTKDPIKYGELVVLGYNGSLPNGDRGRRKSRFALYKRSKANGVKPSTVHILNTPQASKAVNCKVQHSISYTLSRNQTVVVEYCHDKDTDMFQIGRSTESPIDFVVTDTVSGSQEGEETPITQSTISRFACRVVCERVLPYTARIYAAGFDSSKNIFLGEKAAKWKNPDGHMDGLTTNGVLVMHPRGGFTEESKPGVWREISVCGDVYTLRETRSAQTRGKLVECESNVLQDGSLVDLCGATLLWRTADGLFHTPTQKHLEALRQEINAARPQCPVGLNTLAFPSMQRSRALSSLEDKQPWVYLACGHVHGYHNWGHRSEQEPNAQRECPMCRTVGPYVPLWLGCEPAFYVDVGAPTHAFVPCGHVCSEKSAKYWAEIPLPHGTHAFHAACPFCATQLSLTQGYAKLIFQGPID